A genomic region of Xiphophorus couchianus chromosome 18, X_couchianus-1.0, whole genome shotgun sequence contains the following coding sequences:
- the ttc12 gene encoding tetratricopeptide repeat protein 12 produces MMENSEDLDRFLSNVDKIGQLLEDFQSSDIGVQQKAVAKADTLITTLDEPCRTKVNKTTVNTSPLIQPSTSSNTSSQEHFMKIMARDAEERGRKRMVKLKEATALKNKGNEAYAQEDYETAVKCYSDGLAVLRDMQPLYTNRAQAYIKLERYKEAIMDCEWALKCNERCIKAYVHMGKAYLGLKKYNEARSCFEKILEIEPGKENVVKEYLDLVDLEEEKDSQETDAKKQLDEGERKATAVPQLLEKLSRPGQMPLYYCGGLESLSQAVTDCTGKTLFRLNNGFSIISSNDVLKCCLLQETDDLLSQELCISVLRLWRIVCHENVQENQKILMKYPLARQSVVQLLTSDHAEVVKECLELLSLYSNTLYGRRLAIDNLDLHMLVRNLMRCISEPKRQQGITAGCILETFAAEDGFRLKLRNMSTDFVVIPLKTILGSISKSNQQVLTLLISAIGFLAKDEVICQNLAHQRECWEAFLTAIKQCGSSEYNDVIHIMLGLIINLSTVISLTIQVHAVSLSDCCLDLLESADEGIVTRAMGVLSTVLPQSSEAVHHAVRRKVIHTICWLLKGKGQTATKFAMKTLTLCTAVSDAAREELVKSDKKLSNLRRLLRSNSDEVISGNAALCLAHCFELEGVATHLLGTDIVLLLLRLAAGEPKKTAVQQNAAIALSKLCRSEPRHVHKLRELHGLEILHSCVKLINTEQ; encoded by the exons ATGATGGAGAATTCCGAGGACCTGGACAGATTTCTGAGCAACGTTGACAAAATAG gtcAGTTATTGGAAGATTTCCAGTCCTCTGACATTGGAGTGCAGCAAAAAGCCGTAGCAAAAGCAGATACCTTAATTACTACCTTGGATGAACCTTGCAGGACAAAAGTCAACAAGACTACAGTCAACACAAGCCCACTCATTCAGCCTTCTAcg agtTCAAATACTAGCAGTCAAG AACATTTCATGAAGATTATGGCGAGAGATGCCGAAGAGAGGGGAAGAAAGAGAATGGTTAAACTGAAGGAGGCAACTG CTCTAAAAAATAAGGGGAATGAAGCTTATGCCCAAGAAGATTATGAAACCGCAGTGAAGTGTTACAGTGATGGATTGGCTGTACTTAGGGACATGCAGCCACTCTACACCAACAGAGCACAA GCTTACATCAAGCTTGAAAGATATAAAGAAGCCATCATGGACTGCGAGTGGGCCTTGAAG TGTAATGAAAGATGCATAAAAGCTTATGTACATATGGGGAAAGCATACCTGGGTTTGAAGAAATATAATGAG GCAAGAAGCTGCTTTGAAAAGATACTGGAGATTGAACCTGGAAAGGAAAACGTGGTAAAAG AATATTTGGACCTGGTAGATTTAGAAGAGGAAAAAGATAGCCAGGAGACGGATGCAAAGAAACAACTTGACGAAGGAGAGAGAAAGGCCACAGCGGTTCCCCAGCTGCTGGAGAAGCTGTCTAGGCCCGGCCAGATGCCCCTCTATTACTGTGGAGGATTGGAGAGCCTGTCACAGGCAGTTACTGACT GTACAGGAAAGACTCTCTTCAGACTGAACAATGGCTTTAGTATCATCAGCAGCAATGACGTGCTGAAGTG CTGCTTGTTGCAGGAAACAGATGACCTACTCAGCCAAGAGTTGTGCATTTCAGTATTGAGACTTTGGAGGATCGTTTGTCATGAAAATG TTCAAGAAAACCAGAAGATCCTGATGAAATATCCACTTGCTAGACAGTCTGTTGTGCAGCTGTTAACGTCAGACCATGCTGAAGTTGTGAAGGAATGCCTGGAATTACTGAGTTTGTACTCAAACACTTTGTATGGCAGACGTTTGGCCATCGACAACCTAGACCTGCACAT GTTAGTGAGAAACCTCATGAGGTGCATCTCTGAACCAAAGCGGCAGCAGGGGATCACAGCAGGCTGTATTCTGGAAACCTTTGCTGCTGAAGATGG atttCGGTTGAAGCTGAGAAATATGTCGACAGATTTTGTTGTTATTCCACTCAAGACAATACTG GGAAGTATCAGCAAATCTAATCAACAGGTCCTTACATTACTCATATCAGCCATCGGCTTTCTGGCAAAAGATGAAGTAATTTGTCAAAACCTCGCTCATCAGCGAGAATGTTGGGAAGCCTTCCTCACTGCTATT AAACAGTGTGGTTCATCTGAATACAACGACGTTATTCACATTATGCTGGGCTTGATTATCAACCTATCAACAGTCATATCCTTGACTATACAG GTGCatgctgtttctctctctgactGCTGTCTCGACTTGCTGGAAAGCGCTGACGAAGGAATTGTGACT AGAGCCATGGGTGTGTTGAGCACTGTCCTCCCTCAGTCCTCTGAAGCTGTTCACCATGCTGTTCGAAGGAAAGTCATTCACACCATTTGCTGGCTGCTGAAG GGAAAAGGTCAGACTGCCACCAAATTTGCCATGAAGACATTGACGCTTTGCACTGCAGTCAGCGACGCGGCAAGGGAAGAGCTGGTGAAGTCTGATAAAA AACTCTCCAATTTACGTCGTTTGCTGCGTTCCAACAGCGATGAGGTGATTTCAGGAAATGCAGCTTTGTGCTTGGCCCATTGCTTTGAGCTGGAAGGAGTTGCCACCCACCTGCTGGGTACTGATATTGTGCTGCTTCTACTGCGGCTCGCTGCAGGGGAGCCTAAGAAGACAGCTGTGCAGCAAAATGCAGCCATTGCTCTCAGCAAACTATGTCGATCTGAGCCCAG aCATGTGCACAAACTTCGAGAGCTTCATGGCCTTGAGATTCTACACTCCTGTGTGAAACTCATCAATACAGAGCAGTAA